From the Magnetofaba australis IT-1 genome, the window ATCTTGGCTGTGACAACAGCAAGGTCACGGCGCCCTCTGTATCGCAGTCTGTGAGCGTGTTTTTCACTTGCGCTTGGGGGTCGTCCCAAGATGCTGGCGCCACCATCAGCAGACAGCGTTCGTCAGCCATGGCGCGTTGCTCCGCCAAGTGGCGTGCGCCCTGCGCCACGCTGTCGACGCAGATGACTTGCGCATCGGCGCTTAAGAGATAGGCCGAAAGAGGGTCACACAGTGCGCCGTCTGGGTCGACAATGGCCACGGCGACATTGGCCAGGGTTGGTTGATCATCTGTTGTGTCTGCAATGACTTGGAACGGAATGGATAGGGTGAATGCCGCGCCCTGCTCCTGCTCGCTCTGCACCGAGATATCGCCCTGCATCATGGAGATGAGATTGCGACTGATGCTCAGACCCAAACCGGTGCCGCCAAATCGGCGGGTGGTGTTGGCGTCCGCCTGTTCGAAGGGTAAAAAGAGTTTTTCCAGCTGCTCTTTGGCGATGCCAATACCGTTATCGCGGATGATAAACGCCACGCGGGCTTCGCGTTGATCTCTATGCTCCAGATGGGCGTGAATGCTGACTTTGCCCGGCCGCGGGAGTCCGGCGGAGAATTTGATGGCGTTGCCTGTGAGGTTGGTGAGGCACTGTTTCAGACGCAGGATGTCGCCGAGCGTGCGTTGGGGGATGGCCGGGTCCACAAACACGTTCAGTCGCACCTCTTTTTGCGCCGCCACGCGCTCCATCAGCAGGGCGACCTGATCCACCGCCTCCTCAATGCTGAAGGGCGCTGAGGTCAACTCCAGTTTACCCGCCTCGATTTTGGAGATGTCGAGGATGTCGTCGATGACGCCAAGCAGATGATTGGCCGAGTCTTTAATGGTCTGAACGGCGGCATGATCCGCTGGCTGGAGGTCGCTGTGGGTGAGAACGTCGAGCATGCCGATGACCCCATTCATGGGGGTGCGGATTTCATGGCTCATATTGGCCAGGAACAGACTTTTGGCTTTACTGGCGAGTTCGGCGTCAAGTTTGGCCTTGCGTAGCCGCTCCTCCGCCTCTTTGCGTGCGGTGATATCCCGAATCACCGACTGCACCACAATCTCTTTGCCAACGGGGATGGCGGTCAGCAGCACATCCACCGAGAACTCGGCGCCGTTATCCAGTCGCCGGCAGATCCACTCAAATGATTTTCTCCCTTTGGACAGCGCCTCATCGTACAAGGCGTCGGCGCGAACTACGGCGGGTGCGGCGTCGGTTTGGGTCGGCGCCGAGTAGTCCTGAAGCTGTAGATGCATCATCTCGGCGATATTTCTCGCGCCAAACAGCTGCACCGCGGCTTGATTGCAATCAATGACCATTTTATCGCGATGCAACAAAACGGCGTCAGCGGTGTTTTCAAACAGAGAGCGGAAGCGGATCTCGCTCTCCTTGATCTGCTGTTCTGCACTGACCCTGTCGGAGATATCCTGCACCGCGCCGTGGGCCAGCAGCGGTCTTCCCAAAGCGTCGAACTCCAGCTGCGCCAGCGCGTTGACCCACTTCACGCCCGATGGCGTACGGATACGGTGGGTGATGTCGTACGGCGCGCCGTTGAGGGCTGCGCGCCAGGAGCCTTTCAGGCGTTGTCGATCCTCTTCGTGCACCAGTGACCAAAATCGGTTCATGCTGATCACGGCGTCGCTGGGCAGACCGAATATGGTGTAGACCTCCTTGGACCAGGAGAGTGAGTTGGAGGCAAAATCCAGGTGCCAGCTGCCAATGTGGGCGAGGGATTCGGCGCGCTCCAAAGAGTCGCTGCGAGTCGCCACAAGGCGCTTAAGTTCGTTTTGGTGCGCCGTTAACAGTTTGCTGTTCTCTTTGAGTTGGCGCATGGCCGTCAGCAGGTTTTTCTCTTGTTCTTTTTTGTCGGAGATATCGCGAAAGGCGGAGATTGAGCCAGCGCGCTTGCCTTTGAGGAAAAACGCGCGACTGCTGACGTCAACAACAATGGCGTGACCACTCCGATGCAGGAAGGTCTCCTCGCCGCGGTAAGAGCCGCTTTGTGAGGTGTGTTTGAAGATGGGGCACTCTTCAACAGATGTGCGGTGTTGTTCATGATTGTGAAAGTGAAAAATATTATGTCCCACCTTGCCGATAATCTCATCGCTGTCATACCCCAGAATTTCGCAAAAAGAGGGGTTGATCGCGGTGATGACGCCGCTGTTGTCCATGATGTAGAGCCCATCGCCAATGGTTTGAATAATGGACTCTTGGAAGTTTCTCTCAACGCGCATTTTCTCCCGTGATTTGAGCAGAAGCCACGACAGAAAGAGGACAATAATGAGGACCAGATTACCCAGCGTCGTGCTGATCAGGGACTCTTGTTGAAACAAACCGAACTGGTTGTCGCGGGCGTAGGAGACGATGTGCCCTACTTTGGCGCCGGTGAGGTCAAACAGCGGGAGGAAGGCGATGGACCAGGTGTCGCCCGCCTGTTTGAGATGCTTGACGAACGGGGTCCCTTGTTCGAGCTGTTCGGCCAGATTGGCGTCGAGCGTGAGTTGCTGATTGAGCGATTGGGTATTACGGAAGTCTGGACTCTCTTGGGCCGAGGCGTGAAAAACCGCATCGTAGACATAGTCATCGCTGATTTGGGAGTCAGGGTAGGCGCTGC encodes:
- a CDS encoding PAS domain S-box protein; this translates as MLRFTQLAIFMVLLTAFNWMQVSHFLQKERLHSAEHLSQIQTIHNASIMMHQAIGDVAYQEIINNPKTLDLFEQGVSSSGAEQERYRQLLRQQLTPLYTQLRKEGVILFHFHTPESRSFLRFHLPHKFGDPLDAVRPSLHLANSEKRRVTGFELGRVKSGYRFVYPIIRQGRHLGSVETSVSFDQIRAAMARIVPDHQFQLILNRQAVYNALFERWRSAYPDSQISDDYVYDAVFHASAQESPDFRNTQSLNQQLTLDANLAEQLEQGTPFVKHLKQAGDTWSIAFLPLFDLTGAKVGHIVSYARDNQFGLFQQESLISTTLGNLVLIIVLFLSWLLLKSREKMRVERNFQESIIQTIGDGLYIMDNSGVITAINPSFCEILGYDSDEIIGKVGHNIFHFHNHEQHRTSVEECPIFKHTSQSGSYRGEETFLHRSGHAIVVDVSSRAFFLKGKRAGSISAFRDISDKKEQEKNLLTAMRQLKENSKLLTAHQNELKRLVATRSDSLERAESLAHIGSWHLDFASNSLSWSKEVYTIFGLPSDAVISMNRFWSLVHEEDRQRLKGSWRAALNGAPYDITHRIRTPSGVKWVNALAQLEFDALGRPLLAHGAVQDISDRVSAEQQIKESEIRFRSLFENTADAVLLHRDKMVIDCNQAAVQLFGARNIAEMMHLQLQDYSAPTQTDAAPAVVRADALYDEALSKGRKSFEWICRRLDNGAEFSVDVLLTAIPVGKEIVVQSVIRDITARKEAEERLRKAKLDAELASKAKSLFLANMSHEIRTPMNGVIGMLDVLTHSDLQPADHAAVQTIKDSANHLLGVIDDILDISKIEAGKLELTSAPFSIEEAVDQVALLMERVAAQKEVRLNVFVDPAIPQRTLGDILRLKQCLTNLTGNAIKFSAGLPRPGKVSIHAHLEHRDQREARVAFIIRDNGIGIAKEQLEKLFLPFEQADANTTRRFGGTGLGLSISRNLISMMQGDISVQSEQEQGAAFTLSIPFQVIADTTDDQPTLANVAVAIVDPDGALCDPLSAYLLSADAQVICVDSVAQGARHLAEQRAMADERCLLMVAPASWDDPQAQVKNTLTDCDTEGAVTLLLSQPRFNQAGDRQIHKVDKQLFQIDCCVLNRTRLIQTILTVLGSHQPLALQQIPIIPTDASSPTLCALPKCGAQTCILVAEDNEINQEVIRRQLKLVGVCANFVNDGEEALACWDPNRYALLLTDLHMPNCDGYALTRAIRQQEAQSGAAPSPIIALTADAQKEVMDQCREAGMNGFLTKPIEVERLRAALEEYLPLAPASAPLSAETESREQDQQSASGAPQIPGFECQRAIQRLGSQRTYQEILRKFPQSHAQAMEQIEQALDVGDHKLAIHHAHTLKGVAGNLGAVALQTQAMALETALKHDADLTEIESLRGQLSDEFSHSLKTIIEQILPAFAPAPSSSSAQEALSPQALIKEIHTLHKKLLTYDANSDDHIKEILARMAPGDDKSELEEIAACVEQYDLDNAAQMLTAWSEKHLAEACVESAVS